The following are encoded in a window of Ignavibacteriales bacterium genomic DNA:
- a CDS encoding biotin transporter BioY — MASKEKVKNNSLLTTLINVRSSELFWIITFSVLTALSAQVAVPTQPVPFTLQTMLVLLSGAFLGSRNGAYSQILYLAVGVMGVPVFASFTFGIAKLFGPTGGYLLTFPFAAFLVGYILEGKNNSILIILSFIAGQLLIFLAGALYLSVFMGGDFYKALFSGAIIFSVWDIIKTVAAFSIYKAVSKKYPKLP, encoded by the coding sequence ATGGCTTCGAAAGAAAAAGTAAAAAATAACTCACTGTTAACAACACTTATTAATGTGAGAAGCTCTGAATTATTTTGGATAATAACATTTTCAGTTCTAACAGCATTATCAGCACAGGTAGCGGTTCCAACTCAACCTGTTCCTTTTACACTTCAGACAATGCTGGTTTTACTTTCCGGTGCGTTTCTTGGTTCGCGTAATGGTGCATATAGTCAAATATTATATTTAGCTGTTGGTGTAATGGGAGTGCCGGTATTTGCTAGTTTCACTTTTGGTATTGCAAAATTATTTGGACCAACTGGTGGATATCTACTCACGTTTCCATTCGCAGCATTTTTAGTCGGATATATTCTTGAAGGGAAAAATAATTCAATTTTAATAATACTTTCATTTATTGCCGGACAACTTTTAATTTTTCTTGCCGGGGCATTGTATCTTTCTGTATTTATGGGCGGGGATTTCTATAAAGCGTTATTCAGCGGTGCAATTATCTTTTCAGTTTGGGATATTATAAAAACTGTAGCTGCATTTAGTATTTATAAAGCTGTTTCAAAAAAATATCCTAAACTTCCATAA
- a CDS encoding alpha/beta fold hydrolase, whose amino-acid sequence MNKDYIFSASDREKLRITTYLDKSLFFGKTLVFVHGFKGFKDWGFGPYLGEYLANKGFFVITFNFSHNGVGENKTEFTELEKFAKNTFSREIKELNEIISAFRNDFFEVKGNTPLGLIGHSRGGAIVLLTASKRNDIDSIVTWAAISRLDRYSKRQNQEWRKKGFFEILNTRTNQMMRLDIKLLNDIENNSNSSLNIENALKNLNIPLLIAHGEQDLAVPIVEAEQLYKWSDKSRTEFYKLFSTGHTFDIVHPFNGTSEKFDKLLDKTTNFFVNHLN is encoded by the coding sequence ATGAATAAAGACTACATTTTTTCTGCTTCTGACCGAGAAAAACTTAGAATAACAACTTATTTAGATAAAAGTCTTTTCTTCGGTAAAACTCTTGTCTTTGTTCACGGATTCAAAGGATTTAAGGATTGGGGATTTGGTCCTTACTTAGGCGAATATTTAGCAAATAAAGGATTTTTTGTAATTACTTTTAATTTTTCGCATAATGGAGTAGGTGAAAATAAAACAGAATTTACAGAGCTTGAGAAATTTGCTAAAAACACATTCTCTCGTGAGATTAAAGAGTTAAATGAAATCATTTCTGCTTTCAGAAATGATTTTTTTGAAGTAAAAGGAAACACTCCATTAGGGTTGATTGGTCATAGCCGTGGAGGGGCAATAGTTCTTTTAACAGCATCAAAACGAAATGATATTGATTCAATTGTTACTTGGGCTGCTATATCGAGGTTAGATCGCTATTCAAAAAGGCAAAATCAAGAATGGCGGAAAAAAGGTTTTTTTGAAATTTTGAATACACGCACTAATCAAATGATGAGATTAGATATCAAGTTACTTAATGATATTGAGAATAACTCAAATAGTTCTTTAAATATTGAAAACGCATTAAAAAATCTAAATATACCATTACTCATTGCTCATGGCGAACAGGATCTTGCAGTTCCAATCGTAGAAGCAGAGCAACTTTATAAATGGTCTGATAAATCGAGAACAGAATTTTATAAACTATTTAGTACCGGTCACACATTTGATATTGTTCATCCGTTTAACGGTACATCTGAGAAGTTTGACAAACTTTTAGATAAAACAACTAATTTTTTTGTAAATCATCTTAATTAG
- the hisA gene encoding 1-(5-phosphoribosyl)-5-[(5-phosphoribosylamino)methylideneamino]imidazole-4-carboxamide isomerase, whose amino-acid sequence MAKILVIPSIDIQDGKTVRVVQGIPDLGCIEYANDPVDMAMIWRAENAKCIHVVDFNAAHEHTHTNFEIIRKICESVVIPIELGGGIRTFDDAKEAFDLGVARVVIGSMAFENPREFIKILDEFTPNKVVAAIDVINDEVITRGRQQRTHLRAIQYAKFLNSCGAKRIVVTDVSTNGMMTGPNIELSKQIAEAAETKVTHSGGIGSFEDLIKLQHTASEYVDSVIIGRALYENKFPCQKIWRVAEAGIFN is encoded by the coding sequence ATGGCAAAAATCTTAGTTATACCTTCGATTGATATACAAGACGGCAAAACAGTTCGGGTCGTACAAGGTATTCCGGATTTAGGTTGCATAGAATACGCAAATGATCCGGTTGATATGGCTATGATTTGGCGGGCAGAGAATGCAAAATGTATTCATGTAGTAGATTTTAATGCGGCACATGAACATACACATACAAATTTTGAAATTATCAGAAAGATTTGCGAATCCGTTGTTATCCCGATTGAACTTGGCGGCGGAATTAGAACTTTTGATGATGCAAAAGAAGCATTTGATTTAGGAGTTGCACGGGTTGTTATTGGATCAATGGCATTTGAGAATCCAAGAGAGTTCATAAAAATATTAGATGAATTTACTCCGAATAAAGTTGTTGCTGCTATTGATGTTATTAATGACGAAGTCATTACCAGAGGAAGACAACAAAGAACTCACTTACGCGCAATTCAATATGCAAAATTCTTAAATTCTTGCGGTGCAAAAAGAATTGTTGTAACTGATGTTTCTACTAACGGTATGATGACGGGACCAAACATTGAGTTATCAAAACAAATTGCCGAAGCTGCTGAAACAAAAGTAACTCACTCAGGAGGTATTGGCAGTTTTGAAGATTTGATTAAATTACAGCATACTGCTTCTGAATATGTTGATTCTGTTATAATTGGACGGGCGCTTTATGAAAATAAATTTCCGTGTCAAAAAATTTGGCGCGTTGCCGAAGCCGGAATTTTTAATTAA
- a CDS encoding cyclic nucleotide-binding domain-containing protein translates to MENNYQGMTKSSFWANLFKTPTEKSELEEVLLSMPPFKNLNNKKIKLLMKVIHNRIYAANEYVFFQDDPGIGLYIIISGEILITQATIGERFDLAMLTRGDFFGELALLDEEKRSASAIALKDSQLAVIFKPDLDEFVETHSKEGIQILRGISQIIATRLRNLNQDYFTLYNKTLSK, encoded by the coding sequence ATGGAAAACAATTATCAAGGGATGACAAAAAGCAGTTTTTGGGCAAACCTTTTTAAGACCCCGACTGAAAAAAGTGAATTAGAAGAAGTATTACTTTCCATGCCTCCCTTTAAAAATCTAAATAATAAAAAAATTAAACTATTGATGAAGGTAATTCATAATAGAATTTATGCAGCAAACGAGTATGTTTTTTTTCAAGACGATCCCGGAATTGGATTATATATTATTATTAGCGGAGAAATTTTAATAACACAAGCTACTATCGGCGAAAGATTTGATCTTGCAATGTTAACACGCGGCGATTTTTTTGGTGAACTTGCCTTACTTGATGAAGAAAAAAGATCTGCATCGGCAATTGCATTGAAAGATTCTCAATTAGCTGTAATATTTAAACCCGATCTTGATGAGTTCGTTGAAACTCATTCTAAAGAAGGGATACAAATATTAAGAGGTATATCGCAAATTATTGCAACAAGATTACGAAATTTGAATCAAGATTATTTTACTCTTTACAATAAAACACTTTCAAAGTAA
- a CDS encoding universal stress protein, translating into MEQIKKILVPIDFSDYSKNALKYAAQFAKQFNAKIYLIYVVEPMIYPADFSMGQVAIPSTDIDLHSRAEEELKKLSKDIINGNLKVEILIKTGKPFVEIIETASANDIDLIIIATHGHTGVEHLLFGSTAEKVVRKAPCPVLTLREPVKGFQYNSKM; encoded by the coding sequence ATGGAACAGATAAAAAAAATCTTAGTGCCAATTGATTTTTCAGACTATTCAAAGAATGCACTTAAGTATGCAGCCCAGTTTGCAAAACAGTTCAACGCAAAGATCTATTTGATCTATGTTGTAGAGCCAATGATCTACCCAGCGGATTTCAGTATGGGTCAAGTTGCAATTCCATCAACCGATATTGATCTTCATTCACGTGCAGAAGAGGAATTAAAAAAACTTTCTAAAGATATTATCAACGGTAATTTAAAAGTAGAAATTTTAATCAAAACCGGAAAACCATTCGTTGAGATTATCGAGACAGCTTCTGCTAATGATATTGATCTGATTATAATTGCTACTCACGGACACACTGGTGTTGAGCATTTATTATTTGGCAGTACTGCAGAAAAAGTAGTTCGCAAAGCTCCTTGTCCGGTATTAACTTTAAGGGAACCTGTAAAGGGATTTCAGTATAATTCGAAGATGTAG
- a CDS encoding tetratricopeptide repeat protein, whose protein sequence is MKIKPIYIYLGVFVIFIAAVLFFSNAAKNSNTARELNPNAQIPSDGVHKGMTEQGNGDMPSKSNVMKEAVEKMNTLKAAVEKNPNDTLKVREYAEMVQAHDPDEAIKLYENILKVGPKRTDLLLELTFLYFNKGDLKKAEEYNNKVLGIDKTNMIANYNLGGLAQAKGDFQKAKSIWLDLAKKYPNTQIGHMAGELAKQLDQMPPKK, encoded by the coding sequence ATGAAGATTAAACCGATTTACATTTATTTAGGTGTATTTGTGATTTTTATTGCGGCTGTTCTTTTCTTTTCGAATGCAGCAAAAAATTCTAATACGGCAAGAGAATTAAATCCTAATGCACAAATACCCAGCGACGGTGTTCATAAAGGGATGACAGAGCAGGGCAACGGCGATATGCCATCAAAATCTAATGTGATGAAAGAAGCTGTCGAAAAAATGAACACACTTAAAGCTGCAGTTGAAAAAAATCCCAATGATACTTTAAAAGTCCGTGAATATGCGGAAATGGTTCAAGCTCACGATCCTGATGAAGCGATCAAACTTTATGAAAATATTTTAAAAGTTGGACCAAAAAGAACAGATCTTCTCTTGGAACTTACTTTTCTTTATTTCAATAAAGGGGACTTAAAAAAGGCGGAAGAGTACAATAATAAAGTTTTAGGTATTGATAAAACCAATATGATTGCTAATTATAATCTTGGTGGTTTAGCTCAAGCAAAAGGAGATTTTCAAAAAGCAAAAAGTATTTGGCTTGATTTAGCGAAGAAATACCCAAACACACAAATCGGACATATGGCGGGAGAACTTGCAAAACAACTCGATCAGATGCCTCCGAAAAAATAA
- a CDS encoding CusA/CzcA family heavy metal efflux RND transporter, giving the protein MIEKIIEWSSQNRFIVILIYLLVIGFGIYSVVNLPVDAIPDLSENQVIIFTEWMGRSPQIIENQITFPIVSGLQGLPHVKAVRATSMFGMAFVFVIFEDGVDTYFARTRVLERMNTIQAQLPGGVVPSLGPDGTGVGHIYWYTVEGKGFDLGALRAVQDWYIRYKLSSVDGVAEVASIGGFVKQYQVDVNPTDLRAYNLTVSDVVNAVQRSNNEVGGKILEVSDAEYFVRGQGYIKSKDDVENTVIKTASNGIPILIKNVASVSLGGDIRRGAMEKNGEGQVVGGIVVMRTGENAQKVIDRVKEKIKEISPGLPPGVEIVTSYDRSTLIKEAVGTLEKALIEASITVSIMVMIFLLHFRSIVRILIELPIAILIAFILMYLFGISSNIMSLGGIILAVGVIVDSSIVLVENAYRNLAKAIDEKGHLTPEEYKRISIDSAKQVGRAIFFSELIILVSFLPVFMLTGQEGKLFHPLAYTKSFALIGSAIVVISLIPVLMTMLMRGKFKPEDKNPTTHFFIKLYAPVIHWVLKHRKITIAINVIALLITIPMILNTGSEFMPPLDEGSILYMPVTLPGASIAEVNRILQEQDKIIKSVPEVHHVLGKTGRAETATDNAPLSMIETIILLKPKNEWRPGITKQDIVAELDSKLQIPGVRNGWTQPIINRINMLSTGVRTDIGFKIFGPDLDTLETYAIKAEKLLKTVNGAADVVAERVQNGYYLDIQIKRGIAARYGVNIRDLQDIIETAIGGQNLGIVIEGRMRFPIRMRYQKDYRDNIEELKSLIVPVALSNPMAVQSSSSSMSGGKSNSGGMSPSMGSSSQASIIPQASNTQNDFSLTSTNQNAITYLPLTELADINLVTGPPMISSENGMLRSIVFMNTRGRDMGSVMVDAKKVIENGLKLPAGYSYTWSGQYESKVRAQQTIEIIMPIVFLLIYLLLYLTLKNYVEAGVVMLSVPFALIGGMYMVYILGYNFSVAVWVGFIALYGIAVETGVIMVVYLHEALDRRIRDHQKGKRGPITDVDIYEATVEGSVLRLRPKLMTVFTAMVGLVPIMWATGTGSDVMKPLTAPMIGGLLTSAVHVLVVTPILFTMMKEHALKKGTLEISKMADWMKEGE; this is encoded by the coding sequence ATGATTGAAAAAATAATTGAATGGTCTTCGCAGAACAGATTCATTGTGATTCTGATTTATCTGCTTGTGATCGGTTTTGGAATCTATAGCGTTGTTAATTTGCCGGTTGATGCCATACCCGATCTTTCTGAAAATCAAGTAATAATTTTCACTGAGTGGATGGGACGATCACCCCAGATAATTGAGAACCAAATTACCTTTCCAATAGTCTCCGGTTTACAAGGATTGCCTCATGTAAAAGCTGTCCGTGCAACTTCAATGTTCGGTATGGCTTTCGTATTCGTAATCTTTGAAGATGGTGTAGATACTTATTTTGCACGAACGCGCGTATTAGAAAGAATGAATACAATTCAAGCGCAACTTCCGGGCGGAGTTGTTCCTTCTCTTGGACCGGATGGAACCGGCGTCGGTCATATTTATTGGTATACAGTTGAAGGTAAAGGATTCGATCTCGGTGCTCTTCGTGCAGTTCAAGATTGGTATATACGTTACAAACTATCATCTGTTGACGGAGTTGCAGAAGTTGCAAGCATCGGCGGATTTGTTAAACAATATCAAGTTGATGTTAATCCAACTGATCTCCGTGCTTACAATTTAACTGTCTCCGATGTTGTCAATGCCGTTCAAAGAAGCAATAACGAAGTTGGCGGAAAAATCTTGGAAGTAAGCGACGCAGAATATTTTGTGCGCGGGCAAGGTTACATCAAATCAAAAGATGATGTTGAAAACACGGTAATAAAAACCGCATCGAATGGAATTCCGATCCTTATTAAAAATGTTGCATCGGTTTCTTTAGGAGGAGATATAAGACGCGGAGCGATGGAAAAGAACGGTGAAGGACAAGTTGTTGGCGGAATTGTTGTTATGCGAACCGGCGAGAATGCACAAAAAGTAATTGACCGCGTAAAAGAAAAGATTAAAGAAATTTCTCCCGGTCTTCCTCCCGGAGTGGAAATTGTAACTTCGTATGATAGAAGCACATTGATAAAAGAAGCCGTTGGAACTTTGGAAAAAGCTTTGATTGAAGCGTCAATCACAGTTTCTATAATGGTAATGATTTTCTTACTTCATTTTAGAAGTATTGTAAGAATTTTAATTGAACTGCCGATAGCAATTCTTATCGCTTTCATTCTGATGTATCTATTCGGAATTTCCTCCAACATTATGTCGCTCGGCGGAATAATTTTAGCGGTAGGGGTAATAGTCGATTCTTCCATTGTACTTGTGGAAAACGCGTACAGAAATTTAGCCAAGGCAATTGATGAGAAAGGACACCTAACGCCGGAAGAATATAAACGCATTTCAATTGATTCGGCTAAACAAGTCGGTAGAGCAATCTTCTTTTCCGAATTAATCATTCTTGTTTCTTTTCTTCCTGTATTTATGTTAACCGGGCAGGAAGGAAAATTATTTCATCCGCTGGCTTACACAAAATCATTTGCACTGATCGGATCTGCAATTGTAGTTATCTCTCTAATTCCCGTCTTGATGACAATGTTGATGCGAGGTAAGTTCAAACCGGAAGATAAAAATCCAACCACGCACTTTTTCATTAAACTTTATGCGCCGGTAATTCATTGGGTGCTTAAACACAGAAAAATTACTATTGCTATTAATGTAATTGCTCTTCTTATAACTATTCCAATGATTCTTAACACCGGCAGCGAGTTTATGCCCCCGCTTGATGAAGGTTCAATTCTTTATATGCCGGTTACTTTGCCCGGAGCTTCTATTGCTGAGGTGAATAGGATATTACAGGAACAGGATAAAATTATTAAGTCGGTTCCCGAAGTTCATCACGTCCTTGGAAAAACCGGACGCGCAGAAACTGCAACAGACAACGCACCGCTTAGTATGATCGAAACAATTATTTTACTCAAACCTAAAAACGAGTGGCGCCCTGGAATAACAAAACAAGATATTGTTGCCGAACTCGATTCTAAATTACAAATACCTGGTGTGCGCAACGGATGGACTCAGCCGATCATCAATAGAATAAATATGCTTTCTACTGGTGTTAGAACCGACATCGGTTTTAAAATTTTTGGTCCCGATCTCGATACTCTTGAAACATACGCCATCAAAGCGGAAAAATTATTGAAGACAGTAAACGGCGCAGCAGATGTTGTGGCTGAAAGAGTTCAGAATGGTTATTACTTAGACATACAAATCAAACGCGGTATCGCCGCTCGCTACGGTGTAAACATCCGCGATCTTCAAGACATAATTGAAACTGCTATCGGCGGTCAAAATCTTGGGATTGTTATCGAAGGACGAATGCGCTTCCCGATCAGAATGCGTTATCAAAAAGATTACCGTGACAACATTGAAGAACTGAAAAGCTTAATTGTTCCTGTTGCATTATCAAATCCTATGGCTGTTCAATCTTCTTCAAGTTCAATGAGCGGTGGTAAAAGTAACTCCGGCGGGATGTCTCCCTCGATGGGAAGTTCAAGCCAAGCAAGCATCATTCCGCAAGCATCTAACACACAAAATGATTTTTCACTCACAAGCACAAATCAAAACGCAATTACTTATCTGCCTCTCACAGAATTGGCAGATATAAATTTAGTAACCGGTCCTCCAATGATAAGCAGTGAAAACGGAATGCTTCGTTCAATAGTTTTTATGAACACACGTGGACGCGATATGGGCAGCGTGATGGTTGATGCTAAAAAGGTTATCGAAAATGGATTAAAACTTCCAGCCGGTTATTCTTACACGTGGAGCGGGCAGTATGAAAGCAAAGTAAGAGCTCAACAAACAATAGAAATTATTATGCCTATAGTTTTCTTGTTGATCTATCTTCTTCTTTATTTAACACTAAAAAATTATGTCGAAGCAGGTGTTGTGATGCTTTCAGTTCCATTCGCTCTCATAGGTGGAATGTACATGGTTTATATTCTTGGTTATAATTTCTCGGTTGCCGTTTGGGTCGGGTTCATTGCCCTATACGGAATTGCAGTAGAGACCGGTGTTATAATGGTTGTTTATCTGCATGAAGCTTTGGATAGAAGAATTCGCGATCATCAAAAAGGGAAAAGAGGACCAATAACAGATGTTGATATTTATGAAGCAACAGTCGAAGGTTCAGTTTTAAGATTGAGACCAAAACTAATGACCGTCTTTACTGCAATGGTTGGACTTGTTCCGATCATGTGGGCAACCGGCACAGGTTCCGATGTTATGAAACCGCTCACTGCACCAATGATTGGAGGACTCTTGACTTCCGCAGTTCATGTTCTTGTTGTAACACCAATTCTTTTCACAATGATGAAAGAACACGCACTTAAAAAAGGTACGCTTGAAATTTCCAAAATGGCTGATTGGATGAAGGAGGGAGAATAA
- a CDS encoding TolC family protein — protein MENVKCMMVEGKYKMENLELCLPAGRLRMENYKMKKKLWNSTFFSAVFAVSLFFLSINQLNAQSVDSLVVEAVKNNLQLKSLQYKITASEKRTESINTLPAPNLSVEFSQVPTNTFDVWNQSNSNNFALSQMFPLGGKLNAMAEVERKNTLVEGSNYEIYKINLTAQVKMSYYTLWLFDRKIEVQKKNISLINELTKSVESSYYTNKINQADLLTLQSEIASSETQLLILERQKEAEIYKLNKLLGRNLDSKEVYAVTDFSVDILSSSQSKLEELLGSLNPSLKKMDSMIEMNKAMIDANNRELIPDLMIQGMLMRMPRGMILTSKSDLTMLDPKTETMYSLMFSINLPFAPWSINKYKAKEEELFAGINSIEYEKSDMQREMTSQLKTALVKYNTAVDLTKLYNEKVIPLYSKAAESQVSAYQNNRTGVTTVIDSYRMLLMQQMNYYMSQADIQMSLAEIEMMVGTTLKSFR, from the coding sequence ATGGAAAATGTAAAATGTATGATGGTTGAGGGAAAATATAAAATGGAGAATTTAGAACTATGCCTACCGGCAGGCAGGTTGAGAATGGAGAATTATAAAATGAAAAAAAAATTGTGGAACTCTACGTTTTTCTCAGCGGTCTTTGCGGTAAGCCTTTTCTTCTTATCAATTAACCAACTAAACGCACAGTCTGTTGATTCTTTAGTGGTGGAAGCAGTAAAAAATAATCTGCAGTTGAAATCACTTCAATATAAAATTACTGCTTCTGAAAAGAGAACTGAATCGATCAACACTCTTCCGGCGCCGAATCTTTCGGTCGAGTTTTCTCAAGTACCAACAAATACTTTTGATGTTTGGAATCAATCCAATTCCAACAACTTCGCTCTCTCTCAAATGTTTCCTCTTGGCGGAAAGTTGAATGCAATGGCGGAGGTGGAGAGAAAAAATACTTTGGTTGAAGGTAGCAATTATGAGATATATAAAATTAATCTTACTGCCCAAGTTAAAATGTCGTACTACACACTTTGGTTGTTTGATAGAAAAATCGAAGTCCAAAAGAAAAACATCTCATTGATAAATGAGCTAACCAAATCAGTTGAATCCTCTTACTACACGAACAAGATCAATCAAGCGGATCTTCTCACACTTCAAAGTGAAATTGCATCTTCCGAAACCCAGCTTTTGATTCTGGAAAGACAAAAAGAAGCTGAGATTTACAAACTCAATAAGCTACTCGGACGTAATCTTGACTCGAAAGAAGTTTATGCCGTTACAGATTTCTCAGTGGATATACTTTCATCTTCTCAATCAAAATTAGAAGAACTACTTGGTTCCTTAAATCCTTCGCTTAAAAAGATGGATAGTATGATCGAAATGAATAAGGCAATGATTGATGCAAACAACCGAGAGTTAATTCCAGACTTGATGATTCAAGGAATGCTTATGAGAATGCCGCGAGGAATGATCTTAACATCGAAAAGCGATCTTACAATGCTCGATCCGAAAACAGAAACAATGTATTCGCTGATGTTCTCAATCAATCTTCCGTTTGCTCCATGGTCAATCAACAAATACAAAGCTAAGGAAGAAGAATTATTTGCCGGAATCAACAGCATTGAATATGAAAAATCCGATATGCAGCGCGAGATGACTTCTCAATTGAAAACAGCTCTTGTTAAATATAACACCGCAGTTGATCTGACTAAACTTTACAATGAGAAAGTTATTCCGCTTTATAGCAAAGCGGCGGAATCACAAGTTTCGGCATATCAGAATAACAGAACCGGTGTTACAACCGTAATTGATTCTTACCGCATGTTATTGATGCAGCAGATGAATTATTACATGTCGCAAGCTGATATTCAAATGTCATTAGCGGAAATCGAAATGATGGTGGGAACAACTCTTAAAAGTTTTAGGTGA
- a CDS encoding efflux RND transporter periplasmic adaptor subunit: MKIVRYLFIPFIAFALVLSGCTKSSENGKQENTEVKQKDYWTCTMHPQVHMDRPGACPICGMDLIKKIADENEQPANDKDMVNMVTLSGKKQVLANVSTVIVKKENLQEQVTAYSYLDFVENNRKTISARFNGRIEKLFVNKTGDYIKKGQPLFEIYSPDLVQAQNEYLIALNNSSNSSSLLKATKKKLEIFGLTPEQIQTLEKTREINITLTYFSPTNGTVIEKKVQEGVYVNEGTVIYDVAELSTLWNIAEVYENNLSNVRVGSSVKLHLRAYPGEEFNGRVTFIYPVINSQTRTVKVRSEFSNYGGKLKPQMYGETVFNKAGGQGLLVPADAVIIAGKRAVVWVKTGDGMFEAHSVQIGNRFGDKYQIISGLNEGDEIAATGGFLIDSESQLKTGMPSGDKINGSKKSAPSTMPGMKM; this comes from the coding sequence ATGAAAATAGTGAGATATCTATTCATTCCATTTATTGCTTTTGCTCTTGTACTCTCAGGCTGCACAAAATCTTCAGAGAACGGTAAGCAAGAAAACACGGAAGTTAAACAAAAAGATTATTGGACATGCACCATGCATCCGCAAGTCCACATGGATAGACCGGGCGCTTGCCCGATTTGCGGAATGGATCTCATCAAAAAAATTGCTGATGAAAACGAACAACCAGCGAATGATAAAGATATGGTGAACATGGTTACGCTTAGCGGTAAAAAACAAGTTCTCGCAAATGTTTCAACTGTTATTGTGAAGAAAGAAAATCTTCAAGAACAAGTTACTGCATACAGCTATCTAGATTTTGTTGAGAACAACCGCAAAACAATTTCTGCGCGTTTCAACGGAAGAATTGAAAAGCTGTTTGTTAATAAAACCGGAGATTATATTAAGAAAGGCCAACCGCTATTTGAAATATACAGTCCGGATTTAGTACAAGCGCAGAATGAATATCTGATTGCGCTGAACAATTCTTCAAACTCTTCTTCGCTTCTTAAAGCTACAAAGAAGAAATTGGAAATCTTCGGATTGACTCCAGAACAGATTCAAACGCTTGAAAAGACACGAGAGATAAACATCACTCTGACATATTTCTCCCCTACAAATGGAACTGTGATTGAGAAGAAAGTTCAAGAAGGTGTTTATGTAAATGAAGGAACTGTAATTTATGATGTTGCCGAACTTTCAACTCTTTGGAATATCGCTGAAGTATACGAAAATAATTTATCGAATGTAAGAGTTGGGAGCTCAGTTAAACTACACTTACGAGCTTATCCCGGTGAAGAGTTTAACGGAAGAGTTACTTTCATTTATCCGGTAATTAATTCGCAAACAAGAACGGTAAAAGTAAGAAGTGAATTTTCTAATTACGGCGGTAAACTTAAACCGCAAATGTATGGTGAAACTGTATTCAACAAAGCCGGCGGACAAGGTTTACTTGTTCCGGCAGATGCAGTTATCATTGCCGGTAAAAGAGCTGTTGTTTGGGTAAAAACCGGTGATGGAATGTTTGAAGCACACAGTGTTCAAATCGGCAATCGCTTCGGGGATAAATATCAAATTATTTCCGGATTAAATGAAGGCGATGAGATAGCAGCTACTGGTGGTTTCTTAATTGATTCCGAAAGTCAGCTTAAAACCGGAATGCCTAGCGGCGATAAAATAAACGGTTCAAAAAAATCAGCTCCCAGCACAATGCCTGGAATGAAAATGTAA
- a CDS encoding YHS domain-containing protein — protein sequence MFQQSNFTKLFIIAVLFIASSIFAQNKSMHMQMKDMKTEKQSTDSSIVRKGIIDLKSIDKNNDGKVYQCPMEANVLSDEKGECPLCGMDIKEVTIEKAKEKLLKRGFKVSETELKENPGTVNKSTDTKLSIWNKVCPVTGEDVDTDTPTEVYQGKTIGFCCSGCIKKFKKDPEKYMKNLSEDGSKFLDK from the coding sequence ATGTTTCAACAAAGTAATTTTACAAAACTTTTTATCATCGCTGTATTATTTATTGCTTCTTCAATATTTGCTCAAAACAAATCAATGCATATGCAAATGAAAGATATGAAGACTGAAAAACAATCTACTGACTCAAGTATTGTTCGAAAAGGTATAATTGACTTAAAATCTATTGATAAAAATAATGATGGTAAAGTCTATCAATGCCCGATGGAAGCAAATGTTTTATCAGATGAAAAAGGTGAATGTCCTTTATGTGGAATGGATATAAAAGAAGTTACCATAGAAAAAGCTAAAGAAAAATTATTAAAAAGAGGATTTAAAGTTTCGGAAACAGAATTAAAAGAAAATCCCGGAACTGTAAATAAATCAACCGACACAAAACTTAGCATTTGGAACAAGGTTTGCCCTGTAACGGGTGAAGATGTAGATACTGATACACCCACAGAGGTATACCAAGGAAAAACAATTGGATTTTGCTGTTCAGGATGTATTAAAAAATTCAAAAAAGATCCGGAAAAGTATATGAAGAATTTAAGTGAGGATGGGTCAAAATTCCTAGATAAATAA